CCAATTTCCAAAACACATTGACAGAAAAGCTTTTAAATTCAGCTTGTGCAGTGCAATTGGAATGGACGCCTCTTATGCACTGGCCAAGCCAAAAATTCATAGGACCTTGACTAGTAGAGAACTTCCAACCGTACGTTTGTCTTCAATGTGATTTGGAAAATTGCACCCCAAGCTTGAACTTCTGGGCTCGAGTCGGGTTGACCTGCTTTCTTTGGCAGCTTCGCACTACACATTGTACAGGACAGGAGTACGTAGTGCGCAAAAGAACTTGGAAGGAAGTCAGTTGGGCAACGAGAACCAGAACTTCTAATTATATCATTTACTAGTTCCTTAACCATTGTTAGTTAATAGCAGCAGTTGCATTATTCTGGTGGTACTTGGATAACCAAGATTTTTTAATGAAGAATCAGCTTGCACTTAAAAGGCCCGGTTTGGTAGAATTCCACCTCCTAGctttatatcaaaatttgaTGTTATACGctgaaataaaataatttaagtttttatttaaaatttaaaataaaaataatataactcaCACAAACATCCCTATTGTACCTCTAACGTTATATCTACGAATTTTTAAAGTTAAAGATATCTAACTctaaaaaattttaaactaaaactctaccaaacagatttTAAATCCTTAACATGTCAACTGTCGCAATATGACGCACACAAGCATCCTAATGGACCTCTAACTCtatattcacaatttttttagCTAAAGATGCataactctaaaaattcttgaAACTAAAATTGGATCAAACagactctaaaccctaaactCTAATCAACTATCACCAATATCCAAACACTCACGGTGCTGCCAACCTTTCTCCACAAGGCACCAACCCTCAAATTAAGAGTGATCTCCCGTAGTCCTATTACAACACAAATCAGCTCGATCCAGGTGGGAGCACGCTTTGGTTCGTGACTGACGAAAATGGAGACACATCGGACGGCCTCCGATAGACAGCGAAGCTGCCCGGCGACCTCTTGCCTCGTGACGAGCCAGAATCTCCATTTTTCCATCACGACGGTGTCCGCTTGTTGCTTCCCACACATCCGCTGACTCACTTTGCACGCTTCGATTTCCTCCCGACTCCCGATCTAAAGTTGTGGCCACTCCTTCCCCTGTGTCCTTAAAAAGTTAGGATACACTAATTTTCAATCGTCTAAAATCAACTTCCATTTCAGTCAACAATCGTTAGTCGTCCATCTATAAGCAAACGGTGCACAACTCATCTTCTTCGTCCCACTCATATGCTCTTATCTGTAAAACAACACAGCGTCATGCTCTCCCACCTCCTGCATGCATGCCTCCATCCCTGATGGCATCCTCGTCATTGGGTCCACCCCCATCACCTCCGCCGTGCTAAACCACCGACACATGTCTCGCCCACCGGCCGTCCCCCACCACCCATGACCGGCGGTGCCCCGCTCTGCCTCGTTGCTCCACCTGTTGATCGTCACCTCCGCTGGACTCGTCTGCCACCCCACAATCCCGATCTCTAAACCTCCTTCCCTAATCTCACCGGTGAACTGAGCGTCTACTAAAATCGTCCTCCATTTCAGTCGATTGAAGCAGAGGAAATAGAAAAAGTCAGGGGTGGTTGGCCTCCCTTATGGGTGGTTGGCCTCCTACCCCATTTCAACCAAAGTAATTTCTTCTTCAGTGAAAAGCACGAGTACTGTGCGACTACGAACTTTTTTTTCCCTAACTATGAGCAGGAGCATTGCTCTTTCGTTTAAGTAGAGAGAAACAAGCCAAGGATACATAAATTGTACTTATTACATAGGAAACTGAAAAACGCCTCAAATCTAAACATAAAAACTGCTGAACTAACTCCGGGCGACTACGAACTTCCACAGCTAGCTCGCAGCTCGGTGTGAACCTGTGGGGCGCCACTTCCCTTCCCTGGGCACCGCCCTGATCCTGTAAACCAGCTGCATTCACACAGCGGCGTAGACCATTATTGGTCCAGTAGACCGTGTTATAGTAATGTAAAATAGCCACAAGTTTGGTTTATGGCAGGTGTAGGGTTGGCTATAAAAGGAGGTCCCCGGTGCAATGAGCACTACAGCTCAACTCGCATTCACTCGTCTTCGCTCACTTAGCTGCAGCCAGCACTTCCATTCCTGACCTCGGTTAGAGTTTCCCTTAGAGTTTCCATTCCTGACAGTAGAGCACTAGAGCGATGGCTCAGGGAAGGGGCAGTGCTGCTCGTGGCAACAGCGCCGTCGTGCTGGCGCTGGTCCTCCTCTGCGTGCTCCTCCACGGGGAGTTCGCCGAGTCGGCGGTGTACTCAGTCGGCGACCGCGGCGGGTGGAGCTTCAACACCGCCGGATGGCCCAGGGGCAAGCGCTTCAGCGCCGGGGACGTGCTGGGTGAGTGCTCATGCCCCATATACACAAGTTCTTTCTTCGCTACacttgcaaaagaaaaaatttAGTCCTTTCTTCGCTACGCTGTACGTAAGAACTAACAGCACCAGTGTAACCTCGATTTAATCTGTCGCCGGGATGGCATACGTACGTGCAGTGTTCAAGTACAGCCCGAGGGCGCACAACGTGGTGCCCGTGAGCGCGGCGGGGTACAACTCGTGCAGCACCCCGAGGGGCGCCAGGGTGCTCCAGACCGGCAACGACCGCGTCACGCTGAGGCGCGGCACCAACTACTTCATCTGCAGCTTCCCCGGGCACTGCCAGGCCGGCATGAAGATCGCCGTCACCGCGGCCTGATCGGATCGATCGAtcagccggcggcggcgcgcggctgggcgggcgggcgggctgTCTAGATTTCCTCCGAAGTAAAGTAATTAATCAAACGGTGCCTGTTGctcaataataataataataacgtGTCATCGCGTACGTACGCGCGTGTTAGTCATGGTTAGATCTGGCAGATTTTGGTCCTGCTATGTGTGTGTTCCATCTTTTGGGGTTGATATGTAACACACCGACAGTCTATATCTGTTTGTGCGTAATTTGGTGATTCATTGCTTGTATCACCGCATGACGTATACTTTCGTTCTATCTGCAACTCAAGCAAAATTATTTTCCGACTCAACGACGCGGCCGCTTTGGCCAGAACCAGCCGATCGGCTGCCGAAACAAGGAGAGCGGCCTACAAAGCAGCTACGTGGTTGGGCCAGGAATCATCTAGCGGAGGCGATCCGTCGGCCGTCACCTCCGGCTTCTGGGTTCCCCggcaagcggcggcggcggcggctggcaAGAGAGGACAGAACTGTCTAGGCTCAAAAGGCAAGCAGAGGTGAAGCAGCAGCCCAGCATCTTCTTCTTTGCGCGTATGATTAACTCAGTAACTGTACAAAAGGTTGAAGCGTGTTGATTTAATAATCGAGTACTACTAAAATGCAGGTTCATGACTGTTAAAAATCAGCTATTAGTGTAGCTGAAACTAGTTGCTAATCAGCCTACGCCTAGACTTGCCTTTTGAGCCTGAAGACCAATACTATGCGGAGGGACCATTAGACATGTACGAATTCTGTAAATACCCACCTATACGTAATAAAGTTGCATTTCTCATCTCACAAATTTAATCCTGCTACAAAATCGTCTCTTAGGGTTCTCACTTGAGGCCATGTTAATACATACTACCGTGATTTGATCTCTAGTGCTCCACATATGCTAATAGCATAGATATGAGGGTGATTGACGAGGGTTTAATTTGGTGTTATGGCTCATCAAATTTCTCGTTTGGTCTAATTtatggagaaaattgcaataacACATTTAAAGTTGACTTTAGTGCCCTGTTAGACCTTCCCTATCCCCACATTTATATGATGACAGGTAGGATTTTGAGGGGGATTTTGCAATTGGATTAGATTTGTATAGTGGTAAATACAATTATTTTACTTGTAGAGGGTATTTGTAATTTTAAGTGACTTGGGAggatatttgcaattttttcaatAGCTTGTGATAGTAGATTTTGTTGTCTAGCACACAACGGGGAACAcaggaaaatatttggtggaaTCGTGAAACCCCTCCAAGAAACATATATATaagttcttaaaaaaatatccaaaaatgcATACATGTAGAGGAGATGGTCATGTTCAATCATACAAAAGTTTAGCCTTAAAATTTTATATGCTTGTACATGACCAGCTTGTCTACATGTATGattttttagaacttctagatATGCTTTTTAAGGGATTTTTTACTATTCCACGGAGGTGATTGTCACCTAAAATTTTCCCGGGAAACTATCTTTCGTCTGGCCCGTCATGTGATCACGGACTCGTGTCCTATGCTGCATTGAAGCTCTACAGTCTCCTGCTGCGCCTCTGCTCGTGCCCTCTGCTGCTCTGCACAATATTGATTACATCGGACTTCGTGCTCCCTGGCCATCAGCCAGCTACACTTCCTTCCTGTTGTTCATCTACTCCTTCGGCAGCCATTCAGATTCAAGGTGTAGAAATCTCTCCCCTTCCGGTCAGGCGGCCACCCAACGGCACATCGACAAGCGAGATGGCTCGGGGAAGAGGCAGTGCAGCGGGTGCAGGGCGAGCCATTGCCATGGCCTTCGCCGTTGCCTGCTGCTGCATTCTTGCCGGCTGCGGCGTCGCCGATGCAGCAGCCACCTACTACGTCGGGGACGGCAACGGCTGGTCCCTCAGCAGCCCTAGCTGGCCCAACGGCAAGCATTTCCACGCCGGAGACACCCTTGGTAAATCTAACGTTGGCATTCTTGTGTGCTACTAGTCAGCAGGTTGGGTAGTGGGCACTGAGATGGCATACTTTTTTTTGCGTGTTTTGCTGCAGTGTTCAGATACATTCCCTGGGTGCACAACGTGGTGGCTGTCAACGAGGACGGGTACAACAGCTGCACCACGCCGCCGGGGTCGCGGACCTACACGTCCGGCGACGACCGCGTCAGGCTCGCCGAGGGGGACAACTTCTTCATCTGCACACGATTCGGCCACTGCAACCTCGGCATGAAGCTCGTGGTTTATGCCGCGTGAGTGCGGCCATGATTTGGTACGTTGTTTCATCTGCCTTCACCTATCTGCAGCTATGCACTAAGCACTTCGGTGTGGGCCGTGTGGCAGTTGGTTTCTCGGTTCTAGGCTAGGAGATTGCTCTCAGTGTGAGTGTGAATGCGTTTGTCCCGGAGTGAATTGTGTCATGCTTTGATTTTTCATGTAACCATTGTTGATGGCATATATATTGTGTCTGAATATTTGCTTTCCATGGAAAACCATTTCATGCGGCTGGTAACAGTTCTGCATTGTCTGATGGATTGTAAACGCTGAACTGGCCACGAGACGTACGAGTTGCCGAGCTGGTTCAGCATGCTGTTAGCTCCTCTCTATGCGCGATGCATCTGTTCAAggtctgaagtctgaacacGGAAATAAGCACCGAGTTGTTAGTCATATTTCTTCCATTATGATCTCCTAATTTCTTCCTTTGACGTTCTGGAGAACCACTCTGCAATTTTTGTTAGACTAGAAGGTAAGATTTTGGTCTGAGGAGCAGCCAACAGATGGCTGGTGGTAGGGAGGCTGTCCATTGTCTAACCGCATCGCCACTTGAATTCAGAGTCCTGGGATCAGCTCggttgtttctctctttctttagtGAATGATTATCCTCCTGGTCAATTTTGAAGactaaataaagaaaaactTCGGTACAAGCCCATGGTCTCTCCCAGTGACGAAGCTAGAGCTCGAAAGACGGTGGTGCACACTTTAACATACGCATGGCAGTAATGACAGAAATGCTTACAAAAATGAAGAATTCCATGGTATTTATTAAATTAACATAGTGAAGATATATAACGTCGAAATCACGAACAAAATATAACGAGCATCACTCATCAGCAAATAAATCATCCAACCTCCATGGCCTACAAAACAGGTAGACAAAATGACTTAACATCTTTGCACAAGAAACTGAATTGAAAAGATCAAATAATACATTACCTTCTAGAATTTACGTTCTTACAAGCCTTGAACCAACGAACCACAACATTATTTGTAACTTTCAACATTTTCTCTTTCTCCACATAGCGGATAAGGCTATTACTCCTGTACTCATCGTCAATACGATTGcgcaaatatgttttcatatttttatgGCCGAAAAGCACCTCTCAACTGTGACAGTGACGATAGTTAATACAAGTACTAGCTTCAAAAGCCGATAaaccaaatgatagcaaagaTGTTTTCTTATCTCCACCATTTTTTGCGAAAGCTCGACAATAGTTTGTATGCTACAGAATCTATCATATTGCCTCACGTCAGCAATATAAAGGGACAATCGATGGCTAAGCTCCCTCAAATCACTAGATTCAAAATTATTGGGATATAATTTCGCTAGGCTTATTAAACTCTCAACATTGAAATCATGAAACTCATCTCTTGGATTAAAAGCCGCCGAATAAACAAGCAATTGAGAGGTAGTCTCGTTGAAGCAACTATTAAGCTCAAGAAGTAGCCAATGAAGATCACCGTTGAAGCAATCAACTTCAAAATGATGCTTGTTAGTAATTCCAGTTTTTCGTCTTGTATTCTTTGGGTTAATGTATTTCTCACCCATTTTCAACTTGATAATATCATGTTTGTCACAAAATGCATACACTTCTTTTAGGAGTTTCTCCCACCCATATCTTCTAAGCTCATTCAGATTGCTTCTAGTTACTTTCACACAATTGATAGCATTCACAATATCTTGATCTTTCCTTTGCAATACAACTGGCAAGGTATTTGTGGTCACTAAAATAGTCAATATGAGATGCAAATAGAAGGCAAATGCAAATGATTGGAAGTACACTAGAAGACCCCATGCTTGTTCTCTATGACTTCCATCCTTGTCATCTTTTTCTACAAATCGAAGCACTTTGATAATTGTTGGGAACAAGTCAATCAAACTTTGAAGAGACTTATGGTGAGAACTCCAACGAGTATCTCCATGTCTTTTAAGACATTTCTCTTGATTCAATCATGTCCTGTTTTTAAAGTAGCGCACAATCTAAGGCCTTCTGCACTTCTTCAAGATTGATATCACGAATCATGCCCTTTCTCTTTGAAGACCCACCCACCACATTCAACAAGGTGGAAATCCAACTAAATAAATTACTAATTGTATGTTTTCTAACAACAGTCACAACCACTAGTTGAAGCTGATGTGCAAAGCAATGCACATAATATGCTGAACTATTTTCTCTCATGATCAATGATTGCAAGTCGTTGAACTCACCTCGCATATTGCTAGCACCATCatatccttggcctcttacttgCCTCAAGCTCAGCTTCAGTTTTGCAAATAGAGAATCAATACATGACTTGAGGTTATAAGAAGTGGTGTCTTTCATATGAACCAAGCCCAACAAAGCTCTCTTTCACAAACCCACAATTATCAACATATCTCAACACTACTGTCATTTGTTCCTTGCAAGAGACATCTCTAGACTCACCAACTAGCAAGCAGAATACATCATGTCCAATATCTTCAAAGATAGAATGTAAAATCTCATGTACAAAACACTTAACAATGTCCTTTTGTATGTCATAAGACACCAAAAGACTATTGCTCGCAGCATCAATTGTGAATGCCTTGGCTAGAACTGGATCATGCTCTGCCGAACAAGCAAGAACTTCCATGTAGTTTCCTTTGTTGTAGGATGTCTTTAACTCATCATGGCCTCGAAAAGACAATCCTTGCCTCAATAACAATCTAGCAGTATCAATTGCACCATTAAGTCGAACAAAATACGCATTCTTAGAAAATTCACTCTATTTATGGAGAGCAATATCAATGTGTCGTTGTCTTTTCAAGAAAGTATCATAACTTTTCAATGCTTCATTGTGAGGACTCCCAACAGCACCTACGTGATCCTTTAGCCTAGATGGATTATTCCAAGTATTCCAACCTTGTACAACAAATGCTTCATACCCGGCCTCCTTATTAGAGCGCTCTCTCATCAAGAAACAAGGAAAACAGTATGTCTTATCTCTAGACTCGTTATACTCGAGCCAACTTCCAAATTTATCAAACCATTCAGGATTAAACCACTTATTTCTGCTCCTAATTTTAGTTCCCGAAAAATCAAGAGTGCGAGGTTGACAAGGACCATTTTCCAAGTACTTTTTCCTCACCACTTCCCTGAGACTAGGATGGTAACtatttatttctttccttttgccAGGATCAAATTCAATCTCTTGTTTCCAATTGATATCTTGTTGTCAGGAGTTACCAATATTGCTAGCACTATCTGGCGCCTTTCTTTTCAAGTACTTCTCCATAAGTTCCTTCTGAATTGCGATTTTCAATACCCCTATTTTCAAGCCCTAACCCTACATTATAATGTGGATCCGAAAGAAGATGATCAGTAACTGGTTGATGAAAAGACTAACTCGTTTCGCATCAAATAAATCGAATTAGATGCAAAATTGAGAGGCAATCATATGCATACTATCGGCAATCAAGTTGAGAAGTCGCAGCCAAGGAACAACAGGAGGGGAACTAGGGAACAGGGAAGAAACTCAGAGACCGTCGACGCAGGTGGCTCTTTTAGTTCACTGTGGTGGCCGGCGAGGGAGGCGGGCGAGCGAAGGAGCGAGGGAGGCGTCGCGAGGCTCGGGAACGGCGGCGGGCAGCGTCTCGCTGTCTGGGCGTCTCCTGTTTCCATGTGACCATGTCTGGCTTCGTTGGATACAGGCACAGGCGTGCATGCGTGCATGAGGCAATCGACGATGCAATGTTGGGCTTGGGCAGGTGGCTAGGCTTGGTGCACGTTTTTGGCCCAGGGAGGTGCACATGTGCCAAAACCTTGAGGTAACTGTATGAAAATCGATTTGGACCATGGTGCCAGTGCTAACAGGGTCAGCCCACATTGCTTCGCTAGTGGTCTCtccaaatagaagaaaaaacagTAAACCGTCGATACGTTTAACGTGGCTGATGAGAAAAAATGTGcaattaataattatatatttattgtaAATATGATATATCCTCGTAAGATATGTCCATTATACATGTGTATTTAATCCGATACGGTAGGTTTTATAATTGTCATGGCATAAAGAAGGTATGTGTTGATATTTCAGATAGTTTATCGTGTTCAATACAAAAATCAACCTCAGATTTGGAAAGATTTTTCCAACCATCCGGAAGAGATATAATCTGAGAAT
The nucleotide sequence above comes from Phragmites australis chromosome 4, lpPhrAust1.1, whole genome shotgun sequence. Encoded proteins:
- the LOC133915614 gene encoding chemocyanin-like, whose protein sequence is MAQGRGSAARGNSAVVLALVLLCVLLHGEFAESAVYSVGDRGGWSFNTAGWPRGKRFSAGDVLVFKYSPRAHNVVPVSAAGYNSCSTPRGARVLQTGNDRVTLRRGTNYFICSFPGHCQAGMKIAVTAA
- the LOC133914169 gene encoding basic blue protein-like is translated as MARGRGSAAGAGRAIAMAFAVACCCILAGCGVADAAATYYVGDGNGWSLSSPSWPNGKHFHAGDTLVFRYIPWVHNVVAVNEDGYNSCTTPPGSRTYTSGDDRVRLAEGDNFFICTRFGHCNLGMKLVVYAA